A region of Pyxidicoccus parkwaysis DNA encodes the following proteins:
- a CDS encoding nuclear transport factor 2 family protein yields the protein MLQLTETHPNTDVIRAYWNATTTGNVEALRPIVAEDAVFHYPGNHFISGDYRGKDEVVGLYTMLTGMAGGTFEARLHGVAADSQYAVAILSYHLNILPKHYLPGRACGLFRVADGQIHEYWLFEWDQLMINDVFRTLGMRVALQHGKLGTLVLSLPRSLIAAARTAWRLFGGTYRAPTDF from the coding sequence ATGCTCCAACTGACCGAGACCCACCCGAACACGGATGTGATTCGCGCCTACTGGAACGCGACGACGACAGGCAACGTCGAGGCGCTGCGGCCCATCGTCGCGGAGGACGCCGTCTTCCACTACCCCGGCAACCACTTCATCTCCGGCGACTACCGGGGCAAGGATGAAGTCGTGGGGCTCTACACCATGCTGACGGGCATGGCGGGCGGCACCTTCGAGGCGCGGCTGCACGGCGTCGCCGCCGACTCACAGTACGCGGTCGCCATCCTGAGCTATCACCTCAACATCCTCCCGAAGCACTACCTGCCGGGGCGCGCCTGCGGCCTCTTCCGGGTCGCCGACGGCCAGATTCACGAGTACTGGCTCTTCGAGTGGGACCAACTCATGATCAACGACGTCTTCCGGACGCTCGGCATGCGCGTCGCGCTCCAGCACGGGAAGTTGGGGACCCTCGTCCTGTCGCTGCCTCGCTCGCTCATCGCCGCCGCGCGAACGGCGTGGCGCCTCTTCGGCGGCACCTACCGGGCGCCCACCGACTTCTGA
- a CDS encoding hybrid sensor histidine kinase/response regulator, with protein MSPRPRHPRPLRWHLVRLVLGALLPVVAFSCGLFVYLARAERQSSERRVLTSARSLAESFDSEIAGSLRALEAIAASTRLDSGDLQGFWTQGTRVMKTQHGWLALILLTPDGVPLLNTGFPPGSPLPPVAEPESFARVRETLRPMVGNLAVGKGPSHALALPLRVPVVRDGSLRYVLTAVISTDALGDVVARQASGDVEWTRTLVDPNGIVAARTRDPARFVGQSATPSFLQRTRASNEGVYADHSLEGEPVYAAFSHTASGWTVTVVSPRHVLDAPLQRSLVAGGALGLAMLLLSAAGAWALSRRIGRSIAGAADAADALASGGAVHVDASDVRELARLNEALVRSGQLLEAQDREREAHLEMAETARAEAIAATQAKDAFLAMLGHELRNPLAPIVSSLELLRLRGLAQTPEHDVIRRQLSHVVRLVDDLLDLARIVRGQMSLHRAPLELSTVVARAVESVTPLVEQRQHRLDVAVPAEGLPVLGDADRLTQVVTNLLTNAAKYTPPGGRLQVRAQSRADEVVLTVTDDGEGIPPELAERIFAPFVQGPRSVDRNVGGLGIGLALVHSVVTAHGGRVAVHSDGPGQGSTFTVELPRHTAPLEPASAPPPPPRPAAKPVPLRVLVVDDNVDAAEALTDLLEMSGYSVAMAHDHRQALQRLDVFTPDVAILDIGLPEVDGYGLAMLIRERLGDASPTFAALTGYGQHEDRARSAAAGFHRHFVKPVELADLVVFLEEARQPRRGAA; from the coding sequence ATGTCCCCACGTCCCCGTCATCCCCGGCCGCTGAGATGGCATCTGGTGCGGCTGGTGCTGGGCGCGCTGCTGCCCGTCGTCGCCTTCTCGTGCGGCCTCTTCGTCTACCTCGCGCGCGCCGAGCGCCAGTCCTCCGAGCGACGCGTGCTCACCTCGGCGCGCTCGCTGGCGGAGTCCTTCGACAGCGAAATCGCCGGCTCGCTGCGCGCGCTCGAGGCGATAGCCGCCTCCACCCGGCTGGACTCGGGTGACCTCCAGGGCTTCTGGACGCAGGGCACGCGGGTGATGAAGACGCAGCACGGGTGGCTGGCGCTCATCCTCCTGACGCCCGACGGCGTCCCGCTGCTCAACACGGGCTTCCCTCCGGGCAGCCCCCTTCCCCCCGTCGCCGAGCCGGAGAGCTTCGCCCGGGTGCGGGAGACGCTGCGGCCCATGGTGGGAAACCTCGCGGTGGGCAAGGGACCGAGCCACGCGCTCGCCCTGCCCCTGCGCGTCCCCGTGGTCCGCGACGGAAGCCTGCGCTACGTGCTCACGGCCGTCATCTCCACGGACGCGCTCGGCGACGTGGTGGCCCGGCAGGCCTCGGGCGATGTCGAGTGGACGCGCACGCTGGTGGACCCGAACGGCATCGTGGCCGCCCGCACCCGGGACCCGGCGCGCTTCGTGGGCCAGTCCGCGACGCCGTCCTTCCTGCAGCGCACGCGCGCCTCGAACGAGGGCGTCTACGCCGACCACTCCCTGGAGGGCGAGCCCGTCTACGCGGCGTTCAGCCACACCGCCTCCGGCTGGACGGTGACGGTGGTCAGCCCGCGCCATGTGCTGGACGCCCCGCTGCAGCGCTCGCTCGTGGCCGGCGGCGCGCTCGGGCTGGCCATGCTGCTGCTCAGCGCCGCCGGGGCGTGGGCGCTCTCGCGGCGCATCGGCCGCTCCATTGCCGGCGCCGCGGACGCGGCGGATGCGCTCGCCAGCGGCGGCGCGGTGCACGTGGACGCCTCGGACGTGCGCGAGCTGGCGCGGCTCAACGAGGCCCTGGTTCGCTCCGGCCAGCTCCTGGAGGCGCAGGACCGCGAGCGCGAGGCCCACCTGGAAATGGCCGAGACGGCGCGGGCCGAGGCTATCGCCGCCACGCAGGCGAAGGACGCCTTCCTCGCCATGCTCGGGCACGAGCTGCGCAACCCGCTGGCCCCCATCGTCAGCTCGCTGGAGTTGCTGCGCCTGCGCGGCCTGGCGCAGACGCCCGAGCACGACGTCATCCGCCGCCAGCTCAGCCACGTGGTGCGGCTGGTGGATGACCTGCTCGACCTGGCGCGCATCGTCCGGGGGCAGATGTCGCTCCACCGCGCGCCGCTGGAGCTGTCCACGGTGGTGGCCCGCGCGGTGGAGTCGGTGACGCCGTTGGTGGAGCAGCGCCAGCACCGGCTCGACGTGGCGGTACCCGCCGAGGGGCTGCCCGTGCTGGGCGACGCGGACCGGCTCACGCAGGTGGTGACGAACCTGCTCACCAACGCGGCGAAGTACACGCCGCCCGGAGGCCGGCTCCAGGTCCGCGCGCAGTCCCGCGCCGACGAGGTCGTGCTCACCGTCACCGACGACGGCGAGGGCATTCCCCCCGAGCTGGCGGAGCGCATCTTCGCGCCCTTCGTGCAGGGGCCGCGCTCGGTGGACCGCAACGTGGGCGGACTGGGCATCGGCCTCGCGCTGGTGCACAGCGTGGTGACGGCGCACGGCGGCCGCGTGGCGGTGCACAGCGACGGGCCCGGGCAGGGAAGCACCTTCACCGTCGAGCTGCCGCGCCACACCGCGCCGCTGGAGCCCGCCTCCGCACCGCCACCGCCGCCCCGTCCCGCCGCGAAGCCCGTGCCGCTGCGCGTGCTGGTGGTGGACGACAACGTGGACGCGGCCGAGGCGCTGACGGACCTGCTGGAGATGTCCGGCTACTCGGTGGCCATGGCGCATGACCACCGGCAGGCGCTGCAGCGGCTCGACGTCTTCACGCCCGACGTGGCCATCCTCGACATCGGCCTGCCGGAGGTGGACGGCTACGGGCTGGCCATGCTCATCCGCGAGCGCCTGGGCGACGCGAGCCCCACGTTCGCCGCCCTCACCGGCTATGGCCAGCACGAGGACCGGGCCCGCAGCGCGGCGGCCGGCTTCCACCGTCACTTCGTGAAGCCGGTGGAGTTGGCGGACCTGGTGGTCTTCCTGGAAGAGGCCCGGCAGCCACGGCGCGGCGCCGCCTGA
- a CDS encoding class I SAM-dependent methyltransferase: MSSAFSPLAAPDAWDLVVPEYVRELQPAFETFARDALSRVGVRHGSRVVDVAAGPGTLALLAAREGARVTAVDFAPRMIEALRARAAAEGLEVEALVGDGMALALPDRAFDAAFSLFGLMFFPDRPRGFRELLRVLVPGGRAVVSSWVPMERSPVMNVLYRSFAELMNGGGAPRDGMMPLSDPETCRREMSGAGFVEVSVHEATASVDYASTAALVDAMVRSSAPIVLAQRALGSKWKDVEQALLDKVVAEVGTGPQVVLFNAYLTVGSRK, translated from the coding sequence ATGTCGTCGGCCTTTTCGCCCCTCGCCGCTCCGGATGCGTGGGACCTCGTGGTCCCCGAGTACGTGCGCGAGTTGCAGCCCGCGTTCGAGACCTTCGCGCGGGATGCGCTCTCGCGCGTGGGCGTGCGGCACGGCTCGCGCGTGGTGGACGTGGCGGCGGGGCCCGGGACGCTGGCGCTCCTCGCGGCGCGCGAGGGCGCGCGGGTGACGGCGGTGGACTTCGCGCCCCGGATGATTGAGGCGCTGCGGGCGCGCGCGGCGGCGGAGGGGCTGGAGGTGGAAGCGCTCGTCGGCGACGGCATGGCGCTGGCGCTGCCGGACCGCGCGTTCGACGCGGCGTTCTCGCTGTTCGGGCTGATGTTCTTCCCCGACCGTCCGCGCGGCTTCCGCGAGCTGCTCCGGGTGCTCGTTCCGGGAGGCCGGGCCGTGGTGTCGAGCTGGGTTCCGATGGAGCGCTCGCCGGTGATGAACGTGCTCTACCGGAGCTTCGCCGAGCTGATGAACGGCGGCGGGGCGCCGCGCGACGGGATGATGCCGCTGTCGGACCCGGAGACGTGCCGGAGGGAGATGTCCGGCGCGGGCTTCGTGGAGGTCTCCGTGCACGAAGCAACCGCGAGCGTGGACTACGCGTCGACGGCGGCGCTGGTGGACGCGATGGTCCGTTCGAGCGCGCCCATCGTGCTGGCGCAACGGGCGCTCGGCTCGAAGTGGAAGGACGTGGAGCAGGCCCTATTGGACAAGGTCGTGGCGGAGGTGGGCACGGGGCCGCAGGTCGTCCTGTTCAACGCGTACCTCACGGTGGGCTCGCGGAAGTGA
- a CDS encoding cytochrome P450, whose translation MDRPDVSDRATLRKSFWAPGALPAARLRRGGGERLASAQKPLPPGSFGLPLLGETLSIAWNNHGFFIKRFKKYGHVFKSHLFGERVVFFVGPEAFTFFLDERYFTRARGSPGHVQELLCYDSLPLIDGETHRTRKRLILHAFRKEALDAYVPIIQRITSKFIEQWARRGDLTWRDEFQKMGSALVLELFTGQVAGPANAHVASAINDFLKGFTAAPIKLPFTTYGRAIRGRDQLLAHIDEALRQHHQRRFEDVLSELMEARSPDGSRLEDDVLRLELMHLFFAAYGGVYVSLTLFTLALSQHPELWQRARDEVRRVSPEGPITPEQLEKLTFLGQFSQELRRFFPINSTTFFAQVKAPFEYGGYHVPAGWRAAACVHVAMHDPDVFPQPERFDPDRFDARCPMHLEENSYIPHGGGAPDGHRCPGEPVITLLLKIVGTLLLRDYTWELPPQDLKLNRDFFPTPCSGLKVKFRRLPG comes from the coding sequence ATGGACAGACCGGACGTCAGCGACAGGGCCACGCTCCGCAAATCCTTCTGGGCGCCCGGTGCCCTGCCAGCGGCCCGCCTGCGCCGTGGTGGAGGGGAGCGGCTTGCCTCCGCGCAGAAGCCCCTGCCGCCCGGGAGCTTCGGGCTGCCGCTCCTCGGGGAGACCCTCTCGATTGCCTGGAACAACCACGGCTTCTTCATCAAGCGCTTCAAGAAGTACGGCCATGTCTTCAAGAGCCATCTCTTCGGCGAGCGGGTCGTGTTCTTCGTCGGGCCGGAGGCCTTCACGTTCTTCCTGGACGAGCGCTACTTCACCCGCGCGCGCGGAAGCCCGGGGCATGTCCAGGAGCTGCTTTGCTACGACTCGTTGCCCCTGATTGACGGGGAGACGCACCGGACGCGGAAGCGGCTCATCCTCCACGCCTTCCGGAAGGAGGCGCTCGACGCGTACGTCCCCATCATCCAGCGCATCACCTCGAAGTTCATCGAGCAGTGGGCGCGTCGTGGCGACCTCACCTGGCGCGACGAGTTCCAGAAGATGGGGTCCGCGCTCGTGCTCGAGCTCTTCACCGGTCAGGTGGCAGGGCCGGCGAACGCGCATGTCGCCTCGGCCATCAATGACTTCCTCAAGGGCTTCACCGCCGCGCCCATCAAGCTGCCATTCACGACCTATGGCCGCGCCATCCGCGGTCGCGACCAGCTCCTCGCTCACATCGACGAGGCCCTCCGCCAGCATCACCAGCGGCGGTTCGAGGACGTCCTCTCCGAGCTGATGGAGGCCCGGTCCCCGGACGGCTCGCGGCTCGAGGACGACGTGCTCCGGCTCGAGCTGATGCACCTGTTCTTCGCGGCCTACGGCGGGGTGTACGTCTCGCTCACGCTGTTCACCCTGGCGCTCAGCCAGCACCCGGAGCTCTGGCAGCGCGCTCGCGACGAGGTGCGGCGCGTCTCACCGGAGGGGCCCATCACCCCGGAGCAGCTCGAGAAGCTCACGTTCCTGGGGCAGTTCTCCCAGGAGCTGCGGCGGTTCTTTCCCATCAACTCCACGACGTTCTTCGCCCAGGTGAAGGCGCCGTTCGAGTACGGGGGCTACCACGTCCCGGCGGGCTGGCGGGCGGCGGCCTGCGTCCACGTGGCCATGCATGACCCGGACGTGTTCCCCCAGCCCGAGCGCTTCGACCCGGACCGCTTCGACGCGCGCTGCCCCATGCACCTCGAGGAGAACAGCTACATCCCCCACGGTGGGGGCGCCCCCGACGGCCACCGCTGCCCTGGCGAGCCGGTGATAACGCTCCTCCTGAAAATCGTGGGCACGCTCCTGCTGCGCGACTACACGTGGGAGCTTCCGCCGCAGGACCTGAAGCTCAATCGCGACTTCTTTCCGACCCCGTGCTCGGGCCTGAAGGTGAAGTTCCGCCGGCTGCCGGGGTAG
- a CDS encoding nuclear transport factor 2 family protein, whose protein sequence is MMKPLATCLVLLVLAAPALAAQKEEDVVIATLHSTCETFRTGNESLAAEYLGDGFTLTDTSGNVTTREQTLLELRNKEPRYEVFRNHDMKVRLYGDTAVVNGITSVKGVAGGKAFAAELRFTDTLVKRNGRWRVVASHVSPMPKPAEAKQGRRPAATR, encoded by the coding sequence ATGATGAAGCCACTCGCCACGTGTCTCGTGTTGCTCGTCCTGGCCGCTCCCGCCCTGGCCGCCCAGAAGGAGGAGGACGTCGTCATCGCCACGCTCCACTCGACGTGTGAGACCTTCCGCACCGGAAACGAGAGCCTCGCGGCCGAGTACCTGGGCGACGGCTTCACCCTCACCGACACGTCCGGCAACGTGACGACGCGCGAGCAGACGCTCCTCGAGCTGCGCAACAAGGAGCCCCGCTACGAGGTCTTCCGCAACCACGACATGAAGGTGCGCCTCTACGGCGACACGGCGGTGGTGAATGGCATCACCTCCGTGAAGGGCGTGGCCGGAGGCAAGGCCTTCGCCGCCGAGCTGCGCTTCACCGACACGCTCGTGAAGCGCAATGGCCGGTGGCGCGTCGTCGCCAGCCACGTGTCCCCGATGCCGAAGCCCGCGGAGGCAAAGCAGGGCCGCCGCCCGGCGGCCACGCGCTGA
- a CDS encoding C39 family peptidase, with amino-acid sequence MNSRTLPTLALLVASNLTACVSQPKGPEESPAEVGPPARLWRRSAADADFERFSREGTVLATDGALELDAAAPSVSEPFASGVEADGGTRYVDGAYRLGMAVSDTQVVPGGFTTVVPSFDALTPPGTWLKVALAARIEGTWTRDYVLGVWAFDKEPVARHSVDGQRDADGAVSTDTLNLQRRADALRMTVWLYSSRPEATPHVRALSAAVSDKRGLAGDAASEHVAWGTVLDVPGYSQMLYPEGGPVWCSPTSTTMLLGYWGKRLGRPELHTTVPASAERTYDWAYKGTGNWPFNTAYGAAMGNGALHGMVLRLDSFAQVERLIVAGIPVSISIAYEEGTLAGSPVRRSDGHLIVVKGFTPEGDVVCNDPAFKTDETVQVTYRREQLWQAWRHSRHSAYVLWPAGTALPEGVVEVLR; translated from the coding sequence GTGAACTCGCGCACCCTGCCGACGCTCGCCCTGCTCGTGGCTTCCAACCTGACGGCCTGTGTCTCGCAACCGAAAGGCCCCGAGGAGTCCCCCGCCGAAGTAGGCCCTCCGGCACGGCTGTGGAGGCGGAGCGCGGCGGACGCGGACTTCGAGCGCTTCTCTCGTGAGGGCACGGTGCTCGCAACGGATGGCGCACTGGAGCTGGACGCTGCGGCGCCGTCCGTCAGCGAGCCGTTCGCCTCGGGCGTGGAGGCGGATGGGGGCACGCGCTACGTCGACGGGGCGTACCGTCTGGGCATGGCGGTCTCCGACACGCAGGTCGTCCCGGGTGGCTTCACCACCGTGGTGCCGTCCTTCGATGCCCTCACTCCGCCGGGCACGTGGCTGAAGGTGGCGCTGGCGGCGCGCATCGAGGGCACCTGGACGAGGGACTATGTGCTGGGCGTGTGGGCCTTCGACAAGGAGCCCGTGGCGCGGCACAGCGTGGACGGCCAGCGCGACGCGGACGGCGCGGTGTCCACGGACACGCTCAACCTCCAGCGCCGGGCGGACGCGCTGCGGATGACGGTGTGGCTCTACTCGTCGCGGCCGGAGGCCACGCCCCACGTGCGCGCGCTGTCGGCGGCGGTGAGCGACAAGCGCGGCCTCGCCGGAGATGCCGCGTCGGAGCACGTGGCGTGGGGGACGGTGCTGGACGTGCCGGGCTACTCGCAGATGCTCTACCCGGAGGGCGGGCCGGTGTGGTGCTCGCCCACGTCCACCACGATGCTGCTCGGGTACTGGGGCAAGCGGCTGGGCCGGCCGGAGCTGCACACCACGGTGCCCGCGTCCGCCGAGCGCACCTATGACTGGGCATACAAAGGCACGGGCAACTGGCCCTTCAACACCGCGTACGGCGCAGCCATGGGCAACGGAGCGCTGCACGGCATGGTGCTGCGCCTGGACAGCTTCGCGCAGGTGGAGCGGCTCATCGTCGCGGGCATCCCCGTCAGCATCAGCATCGCGTACGAGGAGGGGACGCTGGCCGGCTCTCCCGTGCGCCGCTCGGATGGGCACCTCATCGTGGTGAAGGGCTTCACACCGGAAGGGGACGTGGTGTGCAACGACCCCGCGTTCAAGACGGACGAGACGGTGCAGGTGACGTACCGGCGTGAGCAGCTCTGGCAGGCCTGGCGTCACTCGCGCCATTCCGCGTATGTGCTGTGGCCCGCGGGCACCGCGCTGCCCGAGGGCGTGGTGGAAGTGCTGCGCTGA
- a CDS encoding L,D-transpeptidase family protein, which translates to MAPSPAPAGAIAQVDAGMGVTSVVANAASGTGSASASMGAGEPSVAAGTPATGVTPSTDGGVHARGLGAGPTSQELLAAWQRTSTDTGTDGGTTSVNAKLARVEASESPDSNDSHEEVPELAIDPALSAMPRPERHGKAEHSDAEPLPAEQLVVIPDKKNPGAELVLGPDGEPLEDTSLVLGDVDPSLDPEEFEPDSKPVAGADAGTAPVAIPYVPDAGSLRVRRSIAVRQEPRRDAPPLGTVAQDMRVRWQGETAMSGPDCEAWIQIQPRGWVCNRYLEPNFREPRVRDLPKLREGELTPGIYARVVGRHVKAYPSLALAKKKRKGVLLKGSVTVQLRGQVRVGRRTFWRTTEGQYLEARVLREYRPSAFEGVDAETLAELPAPFAWAQSRTKPQADVEVKVAPDAKAARETLLPPRTLVAVKELSADGRWVLIAENQWVAREDLHVAWFTPAPPGVEPGERWLDVDLEAQVLVAYEGERPVYATLISSGKPGTDTPEGLYRIWLKFAEADMTGNNTAGNETYRVATVPWTMFFQDDYALHTAYWHDRFGEPMSHGCINLSPKDARALYTWAAPEVPTGWSMVHATPDAPGSWVRIRGQAKGPERKVAVAAASHRGRQRKGAVVRSTPE; encoded by the coding sequence ATGGCTCCCTCGCCTGCGCCTGCCGGTGCCATTGCCCAGGTGGACGCGGGGATGGGTGTGACGTCTGTCGTTGCCAATGCCGCGTCAGGCACGGGCAGCGCGAGCGCGTCGATGGGGGCGGGTGAGCCCTCTGTCGCGGCGGGTACGCCGGCCACCGGCGTTACCCCGTCTACTGACGGGGGCGTGCATGCACGAGGCCTTGGCGCGGGTCCTACCTCGCAAGAGCTGCTCGCCGCGTGGCAGCGGACCTCGACGGACACGGGAACGGATGGCGGCACGACCTCCGTCAACGCGAAGTTGGCGCGCGTCGAGGCCTCCGAGTCTCCGGACTCCAATGACTCACACGAAGAGGTTCCCGAGCTCGCCATCGACCCGGCGCTGAGCGCCATGCCCAGGCCCGAGCGCCACGGCAAGGCCGAGCATTCGGACGCGGAGCCCCTTCCCGCCGAGCAGCTCGTCGTCATCCCGGACAAGAAGAACCCGGGCGCGGAGTTGGTGCTCGGGCCCGACGGCGAGCCCCTGGAGGACACGAGCCTCGTGCTCGGTGACGTCGACCCGTCGCTGGACCCGGAGGAGTTCGAGCCGGACTCGAAGCCCGTGGCTGGCGCGGACGCGGGGACGGCGCCTGTTGCCATTCCCTATGTGCCCGACGCCGGCTCGCTGCGGGTGAGGCGCTCCATCGCCGTGCGGCAGGAGCCTCGCCGGGATGCGCCGCCGCTGGGCACGGTGGCCCAGGACATGCGCGTGCGCTGGCAGGGCGAGACGGCCATGAGCGGGCCGGACTGCGAGGCGTGGATTCAAATCCAGCCGCGCGGCTGGGTGTGCAATCGCTACCTGGAGCCCAACTTTCGCGAGCCGCGTGTGAGGGATTTGCCCAAGCTGCGCGAGGGCGAGCTCACGCCGGGCATCTACGCGCGCGTGGTGGGCCGGCACGTGAAGGCCTATCCGAGCCTCGCCCTCGCGAAGAAGAAGCGGAAGGGCGTGCTGCTCAAGGGCTCGGTGACGGTGCAGTTGCGCGGGCAGGTGCGCGTGGGCCGCCGCACCTTCTGGCGCACCACGGAAGGCCAGTACCTGGAGGCGCGGGTGCTGCGCGAGTACCGGCCCTCCGCCTTCGAGGGCGTGGATGCCGAGACGCTCGCGGAACTGCCGGCGCCCTTCGCGTGGGCGCAGTCGCGCACGAAGCCGCAGGCCGACGTGGAGGTGAAGGTGGCTCCGGACGCGAAGGCCGCGCGCGAGACGCTGCTGCCGCCGCGCACGCTGGTCGCGGTGAAGGAGTTGTCCGCGGATGGCAGGTGGGTGCTCATCGCGGAGAACCAGTGGGTGGCGAGGGAGGACTTGCACGTGGCGTGGTTCACCCCCGCGCCGCCCGGAGTGGAGCCCGGTGAGCGCTGGCTGGACGTGGACCTGGAGGCGCAGGTGCTGGTGGCCTACGAGGGCGAGCGGCCGGTGTACGCGACGCTCATCTCCTCGGGGAAGCCGGGCACGGACACGCCGGAGGGGCTCTACCGCATCTGGTTGAAGTTCGCCGAGGCGGACATGACGGGCAACAACACCGCGGGCAACGAGACGTACCGCGTGGCCACGGTGCCGTGGACGATGTTCTTCCAGGACGACTACGCACTGCACACCGCCTACTGGCACGACCGCTTCGGCGAGCCGATGAGCCATGGCTGCATCAACCTGTCACCGAAGGACGCGCGCGCCCTCTACACCTGGGCCGCGCCCGAGGTGCCCACCGGCTGGTCCATGGTGCACGCGACGCCGGATGCGCCTGGTTCGTGGGTGCGCATCCGGGGGCAGGCGAAGGGCCCGGAGCGCAAGGTCGCCGTCGCGGCCGCCTCGCACCGGGGGCGGCAACGGAAGGGCGCTGTCGTCCGGTCGACCCCGGAATGA